One segment of Vigna radiata var. radiata cultivar VC1973A unplaced genomic scaffold, Vradiata_ver6 scaffold_209, whole genome shotgun sequence DNA contains the following:
- the LOC106754683 gene encoding suppressor of RPS4-RLD 1-like isoform X2 produces the protein MLPCLRKIYSEHEVFGSFIKIYRSQKAQECLSQMLQIDGRFSRARHLHGLLFHAMGQHRKAINDLSMGLSVDCPNVECLYFRASCYHTLGQYK, from the exons ATGTTACCTTGCCTGAGAAAG ATTTATTCTGAACATGAGGTTTTTGGAAGTTTTATCAAGATATATCGAAGCCAAAAAGCTCAAGAATGTCTAAGTCAGATGTTGCAAATTGATGGAAG GTTTTCCAGAGCTCGTCATTTGCATGGCCTCTTGTTCCATGCAATGGGACAACATAG GAAGGCGATCAATGATTTGTCAATGGGTTTGAGCGTTGATTGCCCCAATGTTGAGTGCTTATATTTTCGAGCTTCATGCTACCATACTCTTGGACAATACAAATAG
- the LOC106754683 gene encoding protein arginine N-methyltransferase PRMT10-like isoform X1 produces the protein MTINQTILDVGTESGILAIWSAQAGVRKVYAVEAMKMSEHARALVKANNLQNVVEVIEGSMEDVTLPEKGFPELVICMASCSMQWDNIGRRSMICQWV, from the exons GTGGGGACTGAAAGTGGAATTCTTGCTATATGGTCAGCTCAAGCAGGCGTGAGGAAGGTGTATGCAGTGGAAGCGATGAAGATGTCAGAACATGCCCGTGCACTAGTCAAAGCAAATAATCTCCAGAATGTAGTTGAGGTCATCGAGGGATCAATGGAGGATGTTACCTTGCCTGAGAAAG GTTTTCCAGAGCTCGTCATTTGCATGGCCTCTTGTTCCATGCAATGGGACAACATAG GAAGGCGATCAATGATTTGTCAATGGGTTTGA
- the LOC106754683 gene encoding protein arginine N-methyltransferase PRMT10-like isoform X3 has protein sequence MTINQTILDVGTESGILAIWSAQAGVRKVYAVEAMKMSEHARALVKANNLQNVVEVIEGSMEDVTLPEKGFPELVICMASCSMQWDNIGDQ, from the exons GTGGGGACTGAAAGTGGAATTCTTGCTATATGGTCAGCTCAAGCAGGCGTGAGGAAGGTGTATGCAGTGGAAGCGATGAAGATGTCAGAACATGCCCGTGCACTAGTCAAAGCAAATAATCTCCAGAATGTAGTTGAGGTCATCGAGGGATCAATGGAGGATGTTACCTTGCCTGAGAAAG GTTTTCCAGAGCTCGTCATTTGCATGGCCTCTTGTTCCATGCAATGGGACAACATAG GCGATCAATGA
- the LOC106754683 gene encoding protein arginine N-methyltransferase PRMT10-like isoform X4, protein MTINQTILDVGTESGILAIWSAQAGVRKVYAVEAMKMSEHARALVKANNLQNVVEVIEGSMEDVTLPEKVLSRYIEAKKLKNV, encoded by the exons GTGGGGACTGAAAGTGGAATTCTTGCTATATGGTCAGCTCAAGCAGGCGTGAGGAAGGTGTATGCAGTGGAAGCGATGAAGATGTCAGAACATGCCCGTGCACTAGTCAAAGCAAATAATCTCCAGAATGTAGTTGAGGTCATCGAGGGATCAATGGAGGATGTTACCTTGCCTGAGAAAG TTTTATCAAGATATATCGAAGCCAAAAAGCTCAAGAATGTCTAA